In a genomic window of Quercus lobata isolate SW786 chromosome 4, ValleyOak3.0 Primary Assembly, whole genome shotgun sequence:
- the LOC115987493 gene encoding UPF0481 protein At3g47200-like isoform X1: protein MKKMSTSDVVCSNGKEVQCSEITIDLEDVKPAQRHPKCCIYKVPNKLRQVKEEAYTPKLISIGPVHHNKKEQDNKGQDSKKEQDHKKELESMESLKLRYFKEFFGHTTCKGLKEFAYIIEKREKDIRHCYAEEISMPEKEDFVKMILVDSIFIIELFLRTDARQDYEQGDYILSKPWLEEGIRHDLILLENQLPFFILEELHHQIECSPGIRKSFIDLSCKYFLPNDNCKNIPEVKDVKHFTDLQRYFYYSPNLVSGDIIVHLHSATKLDTAGLNFKKWKKKSSEDIRLLDIQIKKPDLSEICPHFICSWLLHCLPCLKYFRCLKRMQTSLVIPQFVINHGTEHIFRNIMALEQCHYPFQAYICNYIVLLDFLINTRDDAELLVDKKIIVHSLGSSKEVAKMVNKLGKEIVEKNSCFHNVAVELNKHYKNWWNKNIASLKTVYFRDIWRGTATFVGIIVLLATIGNFLRPFVYHK, encoded by the coding sequence ATGAAAAAGATGTCCACGTCTGATGTTGTTTGTTCAAATGGAAAAGAAGTTCAATGCTCAGAGATTACCATTGACCTTGAAGATGTCAAGCCCGCCCAGCGGCACCCGAAGTGTTGCATCTACAAGGTCCCCAACAAACTTCGCCAGGTAAAGGAAGAAGCCTACACTCCAAAGCTTATTTCAATAGGCCCTGTTCATCACAACAAGAAGGAACAGGACAACAAGGGACAGGACAGCAAAAAGGAACAGGACCACAAGAAGGAACTGGAGAGTATGGAAAGTTTGAAACTAAGATATTTCAAGGAATTCTTTGGCCACACAACTTGTAAAGGCCTGAAGGAATTTGCATACATCattgagaaaagagaaaaagatatcCGCCATTGTTATGCAGAAGAGATCTCTATGCCCGAAAAGGAAGATTTCGTGAAAATGATTCTAGTGGATTCTATCTTTATCATTGAGCTCTTCTTGAGGACTGATGCTAGGCAAGACTATGAACAGGGTGACTATATATTAAGTAAACCATGGCTGGAGGAAGGCATAAGGCATGACTTGATATTACTTGAGAATCAGCTTCCATTTTTCATTCTTGAGGAGTTGCATCATCAAATTGAATGTTCTCCAGGCATTCGTAAGTCCTTTATTGACCTTTCCTGTAAATACTTTCTTCCCAATGACAATTGCAAGAACATACCCGAAGTGAAGGATGTAAAACATTTCACTGATTTGCAAAGATATTTCTACTATTCACCAAACTTGGTTAGTGGAGATATTATTGTACATCTACATAGTGCAACAAAGCTCGACACAGCAGGATTGAATTTCAAGAAGTGGAAGAAAAAATCATCAGAAGATATACGTTTGCTGGACATTCAAATCAAGAAGCCGGATCTCTCAGAAATTTGTCCACACTTCATTTGCTCATGGCTCTTGCATTGCTTACCTTGCTTGAAATACTTTCGGTGCTTGAAACGTATGCAAACTAGCTTGGTAATCCCACAATTTGTGATAAATCATGGAACTGAACACATTTTCCGAAACATCATGGCCTTGGAGCAGTGTCATTATCCATTTCAAGCTTATATTTGCAATTATATCGTGCTATTGGATTTTCTTATAAACACTAGAGACGATGCGGAGTTGCTTGTTGACAAAAAGATTATTGTTCATTCGTTAGGCAGCAGTAAAGAAGTCGCCAAAATGGTTAACAAACTTGGCAAAGaaattgtggaaaaaaattCCTGTTTCCATAATGTCGCTGTAGAGCTTAATAAGCACTATAAAAATTGGTGGAATAAAAATATCGCATCCTTGAAAACAGTATATTTCCGTGATATTTGGAGAGGAACTGCAACTTTTGTTGGAATTATAGTCCTGCTTGCAACTATCGGCAATTTCCTTAGGCCTTTTGTCTATCACAAATAA